Below is a genomic region from Capricornis sumatraensis isolate serow.1 chromosome 17, serow.2, whole genome shotgun sequence.
AGCTGGGCCGCGGGACTTCCCTGACCAAGGGCTCAGCGGCTGCCCTGGGCCCTGGAAGGCCAGCGGGGGCCTTGCCCGGGGTTGCCGCAGCCCCGAGGAGGGAGGCTGGCGCAGGATGCAGCCTGGGCCGTGCCGGGGACGGCCCTCTCGCGGGCCCAGGATTACACCGCAGGCGAGATGAGGATGCCAGAGACCGAAGGGGGCGGGGAGCCCCGCACAGGCCCACCCGGGGTCTGGAGGGACGGAAGGCCCCGTGCACCTGGTTTTCCGATGCCCAAAGGAGCACCCAGAAGAGACAGGAGGAAAGTCTGAGGAAGCGGCCGTGAGGACGGCTGGGCCTGGGTCCGCCCCTCGGGGGCTCTGCCCTGGgaccccgccgcccccgcccgcacgctccccctgcactgggggccGCCCCACGCCTGGGCTGGGGTGCCCGGCTGAGGGCTGCACGCTGCTGACCTGTCCAGGCCCCACGTGGTGGTGGGGGCACCAGTCAGAGCTCCCGGCCCAGGGCCCACCCCTCTGTGCTGAGGCCCCCAGGACCCCCGCCGCACACAGGGTCCCCGCCGCCTGAAGACCGCGCGGGCAGGCCCACCCCACTCACTCAGCATCCCCGCCAGCCCCTGGGTGTGCCGGCCACAGGGGCCCCAGCACCTCGGGGTTCCTGGGGAGCCTGCTGGCCAGACGGCGGGCGTTGGAGGGCCAGCTTCCAGGTCGGGTGTGCGTGAGCCCTGACCTCCCACGCGACCATCCTCCTCACAACACAGGCCGTCCGTTCTCAGGAGCTGGACAAGGCCTCTGACTGGCTGGTCAGGGGCCCCGCCACACTTGGATCCGTCAGCAGCAGGCAGTCCGAGGCCCAGGCCTGGAGATGCGTCCAGGGCCGACTGAGCCAGGGGCTCTGGGCTGGATCCGCACCAGCCAGCGCAGCTCGGCGGGTCCTGTCAGCCGTGTCGGTTACCTTGACGAGTTTGTACATCCTGTTTCTACACGTGGTTCTGATGGAATTCTTACATGATTAGGCAACGACGCTAACAGCGTCTCCAGGGAGAGTGAGCGGATGTGCTGCGTCCCCTCTGGGGCCTGTGAGCACCCCCGTCCCCCCGCCAGCCCGGCACCCACAGCCTCTCTGTCTAGGAGTCTCGGGGCCCACAGCTCCCCACGCCCTCCCGTCCCGCCCCGCCAGCCCGGCACCCACAGCCTCGCTGTCCAGGAGAATCTCGGGGCCCACAGCTCCCCAGGCCCCCCATCCCCCTCGCCAGCCCGGCACCCACAGCCTCGCTGTCCAGGAGTGTCAGGGCCCACAGCTCCCCACGCCCCCTGTCCCCCCCGCCAGCCCAGCACCCATAGCCTCGCTGTCCAGGAGAGTCTCGGGGCCCACAGCTCCCCACGCCCCCAAGGGCTGCTCTCAGTTCAGAAGCTGCGGGGGCAGCGAGTGTGAGGCAGGGCCAGGAGTGGGGCGCACAGGCCCGTTCACCCCGCGGGGCCGTGTCTTAACTGCAGGGCTGGACGGCTCCCCTGGTCCCAGCGGCCCCGGTAAGTGGCCCGCTCCCCGTGGCGTCTGCGACAGCAAAGACACCACCTGGACCCTGGAGTGCGTGCCCTGGGCCGTCCACTCGCTGCCACCAGAGCAGAGACGCCACGGTGACCgaggccgcccccacccccgccgcagCCTCGGAGATGCCTCCCGCCCGCGTGTGGTCAGCAAATCGGCTGAGTGAGGAGGACACGGCCGGTGGACAGCGCTGAGCCCCCCACGGGCTGGAGGGCTGAGCAGCTCGTCCAGCGATCGGAGGCCACGGGGCTTGCACAGTGGGCCAGCACCGCCCCCACTAGCCCACGCAGACCAGAGGGCAGCACGTGGCTCCCCGGGAGGTGGCCGCCGCCCCCCACCGCCCGCAGGGTCTGCAGGCGCCCTCACagcaggagctgggcaggctgggCATGGcaaggcagaggaggagggggaccAGGAGCACCGTCCCCAACGGGCATGACTCACGCCCGGGGGCGTGGCTGGGGCGTGGCCGGGCACAGGGCCTTACCTGCCAGAGCTGCAGGCACATGGGCATGCCCAGCCTGGCCCCCGCCTCGGGCTTCAGGCAGCTCACCAACGTCTTGGACGGCAGCTCCAGAATTTGGACCTGACGGTAAGAAAACAGGCGGGTCTGGGCTGGAGCCAGGTCGAGGCTGGGCCGCACACACAGGAGGCCCAAGGCTCAGCTCAGCGCTGCGGGCCTGTCTGCGCCTCCGCACGACCCCCTGGATCCCAGGCCGCGCAGGACGCATGCGTCACTCCCTGGTGACCCGCGGGGCCCTCGAGGGCATTGTGCCTGGGGCCTCCCTCGTGTTGACCTCCCAGCTGGGCGGGCGGCTCGGCCCTACATGCTGACTCAGCGCCTGGCGCTCCTGCCCTCCTGGCGCCCCCGCCCGGCTGGGCCTCACATGAGGACGGCCTGGAGCCTCCGGGCTGTCCTGGGCCCAGTGCCCGCTGCTCCGCCCGCGTGTAGCCTGTGCTCAGAGTCGCCCAGGCCACAACAGACCCTCCTGGGTGCCCTGACTGGTGGCCACCCTGCGTGTGGCCCGCAGGGGTCTCCAGACGGCGAGGCCGTGGTGTGGACGGTCTGTGGCATCAAGAGGACGGACGCCTGCTGGGAACGCAGGACCCCCGGGAGGGACTCCGGTGAACCAGAGGCGCCGAGGTGCAGTGCCGGGGGGACGCTCTCACCGACGCCACACGGGAAGCCCCCCACGCTATCGTGCCTGCAGGGCTAGCTTCTGCCCCTCACACCTTGTTCTCACTGCTCCAAAGACGCGGAAAAGGACCTGAGCCGTGAGAGGGCCGCCCCGCCATGAGCTAGAAATACGAGACACCCCCACGGCTGCCACGAGGCTCAGGAGAGGCGCCAGCAGGACAAAGGACGCTGGGAGGACACAGAGGCCCAGGGTGTGGCCCAAAAGTGACTGGGCAGACCAGGAGGACGCGGAGGCCTCTCGGGAGAGGtcccccaggcctcaggcgtccagGCTCACCCCAGCCAAGGGCAGGGCCCGGGGGCCTAGCGCCTGCATTTCAGGGGGACTGGCTGGGGCGGGGACGGTGCTGGTGTGAGGGCACTTGGCTGCGGTCCCTGTGGTCAGAGGTTAGGGGGGCCTCCTACACACCGCTGCTCCTGCCTGGCGTCCGAGGGCACTTTCTGCTTCCAGAAGGATGTCTGGTTTAGGCAAGTGTGGCCACCCAGACGGCCGGGCAGGCGGGGCAGGATCACGTCCTGGTCACATAGGACGCCCCCGGGCCTGCGGCCTGAGTCCAGGCGGGAACACACGGAACGGCCCGCTCCCAGGAGGCACCCAGCTCCGGGCCCAGACCCCGCCGCCTGCTCGGGAAGGGCAGGCACGGAGGCGGCTCAGCACTGTCTCACTGCTGCCGCGGGAGACCATGGAGCCCTCTCTCTTTACATTAATAAAACTTGTAACAGGTTTTTGGCAAATTGGCAACAAAAGCACATGTAGCTCCTAATTGGAGATTTAAGCGCCTCAGCGAACAGACAGACGCCTGTTCCTGCCTCCTTATTTATGAGCTGGGTCTGCTCTGAGATTCACGGCTCCTCTTGGGCGCTGGCCAAACTTCCTGCATGCAGGGCTCAAGTGCccgcccagccctgcctgccaaTTGACCCTCAGGGAGCAGGGACAAGGTGGGGGACGGAGGGGGTGCCACCCCCAGGCCCAGTTGACCAGTCCCCCACGGGCCCTGCccccgaggccccgcccccaggcctcGCTGACCCAGCTCTGCTCAGCCTGCGCCCCCCGACAGTGACCCTGGGGCCCTGCTCTCTGACGTCCCCTCTGTCCTGCGGTCGCCACCCTGGTGTGTGTCCCCCAGCAGCATCCCAGCCCTGCCCAAGGCCTCACGTCGGCGCCCAGTTCTGACTCTGAAAGGCCGCCTCGCCTGCTGGCCCGGCTCTGAGGCCCACCTGGACCGCACGGGGCCTGCCTGCTCCTGACGCCCTGAGGGCCTCCCGAAGACCCCAGCctacctgggccccctgcccgaGCCCACCACCAGGGCCACCCAGGCGACCAGGCCACAGCTGCTCGGAGACCCCAGAGCCGCCTGGGGCTCACTCACCTCGTCACTGCCCCTCCCGGGCACGGCCAGCATCCAGCGCTGCGGGCCCTCGGCCAGGACAGAGGCCCTGCAGAAGCCCACACTCTCCAGGCGCATGGCGTCCACCATGGCGCTCCTGCCTTCGGCCAGGTCCCACACGCACAGCTGCAGGTCGCGGCCCTGGCTGCCGGAAAAGGAGGCGGcgggctgtgaccctcctggtggaGGCCACGGGGCGGCAGGGGACCCCTCCCGGGGAGGGCCCCGGCTCCTGCGCTGACAAGGGCCACACTCACACCTGCGGCCCCGACATGCCGGCTTGGGGTCCACAGCAGATGGGGGGCAGACACCGAGGACCCCGTGCACCGCCTGGCATTGACGCCCAGAAAGGCTGGGCCCTCAGACAGCTCAAGCCTGTGTCCCTGCAGCGGCCCCTCGCTGGCCCTCGGGTCTCCCGTCCGAGGAACCCAGGAGGGGGACTGTGCACACGCCCCTGGGGGACGAGGCATGGATGCGGAGGGGCTCCTCCCGAAGGCCTGCCTCAGCAGTCCGACCTGAGGACCCCGGGGGTCCAGAGCAGAAGGAAGGGCCCGCCCACGGGCACAGGTGCAGGCTTGGGTGTGCAGGCCGGGCCGGGGGGTCTGCAGGGCCTGGTGAGGCCGGCCCGGGCCCCAGCTTTGTCCTCCAGCCCGACATGAAAGGGCACCTTCCCTTCAAGGGCCATGTAGGAGGCTGGACTTGCAAACACAGCTGGGCCCCGGCCGCCACTGCAGCAGCGCACACCTGGCCCCTCAAGCACCTCTGTGCTCTGTGTCCTGCCCAGCGGGGCACCGCGGCCAGCTGTCACGCATGCACGCCAGCACCCCCACGACTGCCCCGCATGCATCCGCAGGCTGGCTCTCCAAGGGGCCCACCTCCCGTGGGGGCTCCCCCAGGACAGCCCAGGGTGCTTGGGGGAGCAGGGGGCCCGGAAAGGCCTACACCTCCACTCAACACCTGGGAGGAAGGCTGGGGTGGCTCAGCTGGGCCCTCGGACGCGGCCCCTACTCCAACCATCATGGAGAGAGCGAGGCCCACGTGCAAGGGGTGAGTGCGCAGCTCGGGGGGCGGGTCGAGGTCTTGCGGGGACTGAAGGAGCACACGGCAGGGCGCGGCCCCCAGACTCAGCCTCAGCTGCCCCAGGGCTCGCGCGAGGCTTGTGTCCAGCACAAAAGTGCTTTGAAGGCCCCTGGGGCCTAGAGGCCTTGTTTTCTGGGGACCAGCCTCCATGGTGCTCCAGTGCCCAGGCTTCAAGTCCAGAGCCCCAGAGCTGCCCTGTCTGGGAGTTCCGGGGCAGAGAGTGCCCGGAAAATCCCTCTgacatctcagctatctgggggtGAGACCCCTGGACATGGGCAGAGAGCCCCCAGACAGCAGGCACTCTGGCAGCGGGGTCCCCACCCTGCCTGCACCATGCCTGTCTCCAGGGGAAGGCGGAGGCCCCCAGCGTGCCCTGCACCCCCCAGCGCCCTCTGGCCGCCTCTTGGCCGACCGCCTAGCTGGGGCTTGTCCCATCACCTCCGCAGGCCCCTGCCCTGccgccagcccccagcccctcctgggaCACACAGGCCAGGCCCACTGTGGCCTCCCCGCCCCAGGTCAGCACCAACACGGCCCACCTGAGGAGCTGGGGCCCCCGGGGCAGCGTGTGCAGCCAGGTCACACACTGGCCCCCGTGGCCGTCCAGGGCGGCGAGCGGCCTCCGTGTCTCCAGGTTCCAGATGTGCACCAGCCCACGCAGCGACCTGTTCAGACAGCGTGGTCAGGGCCGGGGCGCGGTCAGGGCCGGCCTTGGGGCGGGGGCGGCTGCGGTCAGGCTCAGAGCCAGGGTGGGCTGCAGCCAGACCTGGGGGGGTCGGGGGCTGAAGCCAGGCTGCAGTCAGGCCTGGGGGGCAGTCTGGAGTCAAGTCGGGGGGCGCCCGCAGTCAGGCCCGGGGGTTGGGGGATGCCTGCAGTCAGGCCCGGGGGTTGGGGGGCGCCTGCGGTCaggcctgggggttggggggtgggctgGATTCACGCCTGGGTGTGGGGTGGTGGCCAGGGGGCACCACTTGGCCGGTGAGCAGGCGCTCCAGCCAACAACTCGCAGGGGACGGCTGGCCACACGCGCCCAGGAGACACGACCCACTTCCAGGCAGGGCGGTGGCCTGGGGCAGCTCTCCGCTGGGGAGCGGGTGCTGGGAGAGATGCCCTACGTGCTTGCGGGGCGGCCGAGGGGGCGGCAGCCTGGGCCCTTCCCACACCTCCTCCTGGCCACCCGGGCGGGGCACTCACCCCGAGAGGAGCAGCGGGCGTCCCTGGGCTCCACTGCAGAAGTGCAGCGCGTGCACGGCCGAGCCGGCACCACGCAGAATAAACTGCGGGTCAGGCGCGGGGGCCGCCATGCGCTTGCCTGTGGAAGGAGGGGGGCCTACATGACCGCGGGCTCCTTGGGATGGCTCCCGGCTGACAGGCCCCCTTGCCTggagcccccaccctgccctccatgTCCCCCAGGGGGCCCCTCGTGCCCAGCCCTCCCCGCGCAGTCAGAGGCATGCGGGCCTGGTCCTCATGGGGCTGAGGGCtcggccccccaccccccgccccagcaaCGAGCCAGCCAACGGCCTTGTCCAGCCTGGACCCTGCACGCCGCCACCTAGGGGCGGAGCAGCGGCTCCCACGGTGTGCGGGCAAGACGTGGGCCTGGTATCCTGCCACCGCCCAGGGGGGCTGCTCTTACAGAGCACGTGTGTCGTGAGCAAGGCCTGTGGGCCCCCCAGAGGAGGGGCTGCCGGGGCCCCACTGAGCCCCTCTGACCACCCTGCCTCAGTCCTGCTGGAGGCCAAGCCACGCCCTCCTGTCTGCCTGCAGGTCCTGAGCCAGGTTGAGGGCACGGCAGGGAGCAGAGCCCGGTGCGGCCGAGGGGCCGTCCTGCTGGGCCCCGGGACAGTCCCCCCGAGTCTGCACACAGCCGTCAGTGGCATGGGGCAGGGCCGAGGGCGCCCACAATGCAGGCCCCAGGCACATGCAGCGCTGCAGGGGCCCAGCCCGCGCTCGCCATCGCCCGCGGCCTGACGGGAGTTTCCAGAACCTGCACGGGGCTCCAGCGGGTGAATCAGGCCCCCCGCCAACCGCTTCCCGACGGAAGGACGCGGGGAACAAACCCGTCACGTTGTTGTTGGACGCTCAGGCCAAGACAAAGCCTCAGCAATTAAGGGCTCCATCGTCTCAGGCGATTAAAGTAAACGCTTTATTCGAAAACTAATTAATTCTAGCTACATATTTTTCCCATGACAATACTCGTGATGACTTGATTTATGACGCCTAATTATTCTTTATTAATCTAATTGAGAATAATCACATCACCCCATCTCCTGGCAGGGGGCCGCCCTGAGCGGTGAGCACACAGCCGCCCGGCGGCCTCGCCCCTGGCCTGTCACTCTCCCCTTCGGCGAGCAGAGGAGTCCGACAGCTAATCCACAGAGCATAGGCCTGGGTCTGCGAGACACATTCCTTCAAAAATTAACAAGGGAGAATCTGACGGCTCTTCCAGCACTGTGACACTCGGCCCCGGAGGCCCCCAGGTGAGGCAGCTGCGGGGGTGACGCTGTGCAGGGGTCCTGGCCTTCTGCGgggcccccactcccacccccgtGTGGGCACAGCatggggcaggaggggcaggagccTGCGGCGGACCCCAGCCTGGTGTCCCGGCCCACGGACAGGGCCCAGGGCGCTTGGGGGCAGGCCATCTCACAGGAGCGGCCGCCGCGCAGGTGGGGCCGTCAGGCTGAGCCGGAGCCGGAGCTGCGCCCACAGCTGCCTGACGTTGCCCGGCAGCTCCCAGCCGCCTCGGGCCCAAACCGCAGCCTGAGAGTCATTCCCGAGAACCCCCGACACCAGGCCTCGGCGGTTCACTCGAAGTGCCCGGGGCAGGCCCCCGTCAACAGGGGccctgcaggggccacaggtgtGGAGGGACCGAGCAGAGGGCAGGGTTGGGGCAGACAACGCTGCGCAGCTCTGAGGCCCGAGACGGCCTGAGCTACACGGAGCGTGGCCCGCTCAGATCTGGAGAGACCCGGGTGGGGAGaggctgctgggggcagggggtgagcTGGGGCTGCAGCAGAGACGCTTCGTCATGGGGGACACGCAAGGACAGGCTTCCCATCCACCACCTCCCGGGGGCGGCAGGAGGAGCCCGTCCACCCAGGCCTGTAGGAACCTCCCGACGCACCCAcaggggcccagagagggcatTCAGCTCAGACTCAGGACAGAGGTCAAGGTCAAGGGAAATGGCAGGGCAGCTCTTCTGAATTCAGAGAGTAAAGAGCACACTGACCACATGTGGGCCTCAATGAGGTCCTGGTTTACATCGAGAGTCCAAGATAAAAAAGGATAAGACAGACTCAAACATTCAAAGGAAACTTCAGCACAGTAGCAGCAAAGAAAACCAGCAGTGAGAACTCAACAGGCTCCATGGACACAAACAGCAACCCATCAGAGGAAGTTCCATTACAGCCCCAACTAAGAAGATAAAAGACTCAACCACGAATCGTTAACCTGTCGCACATCAAAAGAGCTGAAAACCTAAAGCATCTTTAAAACACGTGGAAGTCTTCAACACGAAGGGAGAGCTGAATGCCAGACAGAAAACTGGGTAAAAGACAGGAGCGGGCAACGCGCACGCCGAGACAGGTGAGCAGAGTCGCTCCCGCCCGGGACCGATGCTGCCCCAGCGGCACTGCTTCTGGCCCGGATGGAGCGGGCTCGATGCTGCCTCTCGCCTCTCTCTCCGGCCGACTGCAAAGAAAACCTCCAGGCCAAACAGAAATAGCGATCACCTGAAGCTCCGAGAAGGGAAGGGCGGCAGGCAGACTTTGGAGGCAGGCAGGCACTTGGAGAGCTGAGCTGAGTGGGCACAAGCTTCCCGCTTCTGTGTCTGCGTCCTGGGGCACTGCCTTCAGGCTGGGTCGGGCTGCAGGGCTGTGAGGCAGGGGTGGCTAAGACTTGGAGAGGAACTAAGTTCAGTGCAGGGAAAGGTCTGAATCCCGGACTGAGCTAAAAGCGTACCACGCGGCACAGAGGGAGCGTCACACAGCCACCAGGACCCAGGGTTCTGGAGTCTGGGTCTGAGTCCCCGATGGAGTCTGGGATGGCGTCTGCTTCTCCCCTCTCTCGGCCCTGCCCCAGGCACGGCCCCGGACAGGGAGCTGCGCGGGAGAAGTGGCTCTGAGGGTTGCCCCAACTTTGTGGCCAGAGGGACTGCACAGAAAGCGCCCTGCCAGaccctgtgtgtgagacagacGGCAGAGAGCAGAGGGCTACAGACAGACAGGCGGTCATGGAATGAACCCCGGAAAGCCCGCGCTCACCTCTGAGCTGTGCGGGGTGGGACGGACCCACAGCAGCGCCAGCGTCAACACCTGAGCTGGACCTCTGAACGCTGCCCAGGGCTCAGGCTGACCCCAGAGTGGATGGTGCACAGCCCAAAGCAGAGCACTGGAAGCTTTGGAGACGGACACATGAGCGGAAAGCTGCGGTCCGCGCAGGGGGCGAGGCTGTTTGACGGGGTGATGGCCTGTAGACATGACACTCAACGTTCTCCAGGGGGCCCAACATAACAGTCCGTCCAGGATATGTCCAGGGTACGACACAAAGTTATTCCACACACAGAACCAGGAAATGAGATCAATTCTCGCAGAAAACGACAATTTACAGATGCCAACCTTGACGGTTCTGAAGCCGGGAACATCAGATAAGGGTTTTAAGTGGCTTTTATGATTGTACTCCGTGGGCAAAGGTAAACACTTGAAATGAACGAAGGGAAGTTCCCAGCAGACAggttcctggggcttccctggcagtcccatgGCTGAGACATCAcagtcccagtgcaggggcccaggtttgatccctggtcagggaactaggtcacAAAGGCTGCAGCTAAGAGCTGGTGCGGGCAACTAGTAAATTCAGATAAATCTGTGCGTGTGTGAACCTAAAAAAAGAATCTATGAAGTGGCCAATCAGGACATGAGAACAGCCTCACTGGCCCTGTGCTTCAGGGGAATCTAGGGACAGACGCAGCCATGTGCCCTGCAGGCTCACGGGAGCGGCCAGTGCTAAAGACAGGCCACGCTGCCGGCCGCTGGGACGCGCGTGAACTCTCCTAGGAGCACACTGGTCCAGTCACTTCACAACACAGTCTGGCTGTGTCTCTAGAAAAAGGCCCCCCACCGGGGACGGTCCTCACACCCACGGAGGCCGAACACACAGTGATGGCCCCTATGCCCCAACAAAGCAGGGCTGACCAGGCTCCCCACAGGTCAGCCTCCAGCTCGCGGAAAAGCGGCCGGTGGAGGAGA
It encodes:
- the GNB1L gene encoding guanine nucleotide-binding protein subunit beta-like protein 1 gives rise to the protein MAAPAPDPQFILRGAGSAVHALHFCSGAQGRPLLLSGSLRGLVHIWNLETRRPLAALDGHGGQCVTWLHTLPRGPQLLSQGRDLQLCVWDLAEGRSAMVDAMRLESVGFCRASVLAEGPQRWMLAVPGRGSDEVQILELPSKTLVSCLKPEAGARLGMPMCLQLWQAESSPRPLLLAGYEDGSLALWDVSMRKVCSRAACHSEPVMGLALDPRRARGVSGSAEKALAVWSLEGQQALQVRGTHELTNPGIADLKIRPDSKILATAGWDHRVRVFQWRTMRPLAVLAFHSATVHCVAFDTTGLLAAGSGDQRISVWSLYPPT